In a genomic window of Caloenas nicobarica isolate bCalNic1 chromosome 1, bCalNic1.hap1, whole genome shotgun sequence:
- the NECAP1 gene encoding adaptin ear-binding coat-associated protein 1 isoform X2, translated as MAAAELEYESVLCVKPDVNVYRIPPRASNRGYRASDWKLDHPDWTGRLRVTSKGKTAYVKLEDKVSGELFAQAPIDQYPGIAVETVTDSSRYFVIRIQDGTGRSAFIGIGFTDRGDAFDFNVSLQDHFKWVKQETEISKESQEADTRPKLDLGFKEGQTIKLNIGNMTTKKGGAAKPRVSGSGGLSLLPPPPGGKISVPPIPPPSSTAISNHVTPPPMLKPSNVSSADILLDLDAPASASKPSASAATDLWGDFSTASSAVPNQAPQQSNWVQF; from the exons ATGGCGGCGGCTGAGCTGGAGTACGAGTCAGTCCTCTGCGTGAAGCCCGATGTCAACGTCTACCGCATCCCGCCGCGCGCTTCCAACCGCGGGTACAG ggcATCTGACTGGAAACTGGACCATCCGGACTGGACAGGGCGGCTTCGTGTCACCTCCAAAGGCAAAACTGCATACGTTAAACTGGAGGATAAGGTTTCAG GAGAACTCTTTGCCCAGGCTCCTATAGATCAATACCCTGGCATTGCAGTGGAGACTGTCACGGATTCCAGCCGCTATTTTGTCATTCGAATTCAGGATGGGACTG GACGAAGTGCTTTTATAGGCATTGGCTTCACGGATCGTGGTGATGCCTTTGACTTCAACGTCTCTTTGCAGGATCACTTCAA GTGGGTGAAGCAGGAGACTGAGATCTCAAAGGAGTCGCAGGAAGCTGACACACGTCCCAAATTAGACTTAGGGTTTAAGGAAGGGCAGACCATCAAACTGAACATTGGG AACATGACGACAAAGAAAGGAGGAGCAGCCAAGCCTCGGGTGTCTGGATCAGGGGGCCTAAGCCTGCTGCCTCCACCACCAGGAGGCAAAATTTCAGTCCCTCCTATACCTCCTCCTTCTTCTACAGCCATTTCCAACCATGTCACACCACCACCCATGCTGAAACCCAGTAATGTGAGCAGTGCAG ATATTCTATTAGACTTAGATGCTCCTGCATCTGCATCCAAGCCATCAGCATCAGCTGCCACAGACCTCTGGGGAGACTTCAGCACTGCATCCAG tgctgttcCAAATCAGGCTCCTCAGCAGTCcaactgggtccagttctga
- the NECAP1 gene encoding adaptin ear-binding coat-associated protein 1 isoform X1 has translation MAAAELEYESVLCVKPDVNVYRIPPRASNRGASDWKLDHPDWTGRLRVTSKGKTAYVKLEDKVSGELFAQAPIDQYPGIAVETVTDSSRYFVIRIQDGTGRSAFIGIGFTDRGDAFDFNVSLQDHFKWVKQETEISKESQEADTRPKLDLGFKEGQTIKLNIGNMTTKKGGAAKPRVSGSGGLSLLPPPPGGKISVPPIPPPSSTAISNHVTPPPMLKPSNVSSADILLDLDAPASASKPSASAATDLWGDFSTASSAVPNQAPQQSNWVQF, from the exons ATGGCGGCGGCTGAGCTGGAGTACGAGTCAGTCCTCTGCGTGAAGCCCGATGTCAACGTCTACCGCATCCCGCCGCGCGCTTCCAACCGCGG ggcATCTGACTGGAAACTGGACCATCCGGACTGGACAGGGCGGCTTCGTGTCACCTCCAAAGGCAAAACTGCATACGTTAAACTGGAGGATAAGGTTTCAG GAGAACTCTTTGCCCAGGCTCCTATAGATCAATACCCTGGCATTGCAGTGGAGACTGTCACGGATTCCAGCCGCTATTTTGTCATTCGAATTCAGGATGGGACTG GACGAAGTGCTTTTATAGGCATTGGCTTCACGGATCGTGGTGATGCCTTTGACTTCAACGTCTCTTTGCAGGATCACTTCAA GTGGGTGAAGCAGGAGACTGAGATCTCAAAGGAGTCGCAGGAAGCTGACACACGTCCCAAATTAGACTTAGGGTTTAAGGAAGGGCAGACCATCAAACTGAACATTGGG AACATGACGACAAAGAAAGGAGGAGCAGCCAAGCCTCGGGTGTCTGGATCAGGGGGCCTAAGCCTGCTGCCTCCACCACCAGGAGGCAAAATTTCAGTCCCTCCTATACCTCCTCCTTCTTCTACAGCCATTTCCAACCATGTCACACCACCACCCATGCTGAAACCCAGTAATGTGAGCAGTGCAG ATATTCTATTAGACTTAGATGCTCCTGCATCTGCATCCAAGCCATCAGCATCAGCTGCCACAGACCTCTGGGGAGACTTCAGCACTGCATCCAG tgctgttcCAAATCAGGCTCCTCAGCAGTCcaactgggtccagttctga